The following proteins are co-located in the bacterium genome:
- a CDS encoding ABC transporter ATP-binding protein: MRGGSFPGAIARDPERGPAPQPVSVEVDQVSMVYTLDTGATLRALDQVSLSIPAAQFCSIVGPSGCGKSTLLMLVAGLFRPSAGQILIDRHRVEGPWRGVGMVFQRDVLLEWRTVLENVLLPIEVGRLPLARYRDLAHGLLDRVGLGAFSATYPDQLSGGMRQRAAICRALISDPQLLLMDEPFASVDALTREQLNTDLLNLTTASPKTVVFVTHSIEEAVLLADQVVVMSPRPGKVLRMFPVGIPRPRDLTTRHDPRFLGLVEEIRTVFHTMGLL, translated from the coding sequence GTGAGGGGCGGGAGCTTCCCCGGCGCCATCGCGCGCGATCCCGAGAGGGGGCCGGCGCCCCAGCCGGTTTCCGTCGAAGTGGACCAGGTATCTATGGTGTATACGCTCGACACGGGGGCGACCCTTCGGGCGCTCGATCAGGTGAGTCTGAGCATCCCCGCCGCGCAGTTCTGCAGCATCGTCGGCCCGAGTGGCTGCGGAAAGAGCACCCTGCTGATGCTCGTGGCGGGGCTGTTCCGCCCTAGCGCCGGCCAGATCCTCATCGACCGGCACCGGGTCGAAGGGCCGTGGCGCGGCGTAGGCATGGTCTTTCAGCGCGACGTGCTCCTGGAGTGGCGGACTGTGCTCGAGAACGTGCTCCTGCCGATCGAGGTGGGGCGCCTCCCGCTCGCCCGCTATCGGGACCTGGCGCACGGTCTGCTCGATCGCGTCGGCCTCGGCGCGTTCTCGGCGACGTATCCGGATCAGCTGTCCGGCGGGATGCGGCAGCGCGCGGCGATTTGCCGGGCGCTGATCTCTGACCCGCAACTCTTGCTTATGGACGAACCGTTCGCCTCCGTCGATGCGCTGACCCGCGAGCAGTTGAACACCGACCTCCTGAATCTGACTACGGCGTCCCCCAAGACCGTGGTCTTCGTTACGCACAGCATCGAGGAGGCGGTCCTGCTCGCGGATCAGGTCGTCGTCATGAGCCCCCGCCCGGGGAAGGTGCTGCGCATGTTCCCCGTAGGCATTCCACGCCCCCGCGATCTGACGACGAGACACGACCCCCGGTTCCTCGGCCTGGTCGAGGAGATTCGCACGGTCTTTCACACCATGGGGTTGTTGTGA
- a CDS encoding ABC transporter permease, with protein sequence MPTRAASRWLRLNGFVVLIYLLAGMVWQVAGTVFRVPVFLLPSPTAILERAAHFPSQFLGHSLITLREVLEGFVIGVVVSIPLGIMIVYSRMLERLIYPLLVAFQAIPKVALAPILVVWFGFGPASKVMLAFMTAIFPIIVNTVIGMKQTPIELVYLMRSMRASETQIFLKIRLYTAAPYIFAGFKIGITLAVVGAIVGEFIASNGGLGYLLLAANNSIDTPLLFAVVGVLSILSIALYYAVEAIEGFVLPRPLRSKSVKIEQRIRL encoded by the coding sequence ATGCCCACACGCGCCGCATCCCGCTGGCTGCGCCTCAACGGGTTCGTGGTCTTGATCTACCTGCTCGCGGGGATGGTCTGGCAGGTCGCCGGGACCGTGTTCCGCGTTCCCGTCTTCCTGCTCCCTTCTCCGACGGCGATCCTCGAGAGGGCGGCACACTTCCCGTCCCAGTTCCTCGGGCATTCCCTCATCACGCTGCGGGAGGTCCTCGAAGGCTTCGTGATAGGCGTCGTGGTCAGCATCCCATTGGGCATCATGATCGTCTACTCGCGCATGCTCGAACGCCTCATCTACCCGTTGCTGGTCGCTTTCCAGGCGATTCCGAAGGTCGCGCTGGCCCCGATCCTGGTGGTGTGGTTCGGATTCGGCCCCGCGTCGAAGGTCATGCTGGCGTTCATGACCGCGATATTTCCGATCATCGTGAACACCGTCATTGGCATGAAACAGACCCCGATCGAACTCGTGTATCTGATGCGCTCCATGCGGGCGTCGGAGACGCAGATCTTTCTCAAGATCCGTCTGTACACGGCGGCGCCCTATATCTTCGCCGGGTTCAAGATCGGCATTACGCTGGCGGTGGTGGGCGCCATCGTGGGCGAGTTCATCGCCTCGAACGGCGGTCTTGGTTACCTGCTGCTGGCGGCCAACAACTCGATCGATACGCCGCTGCTGTTCGCCGTCGTGGGCGTCCTCTCCATATTGAGCATTGCACTCTACTATGCCGTGGAGGCGATCGAGGGATTCGTGCTGCCGCGCCCCCTGCGGAGCAAGAGTGTGAAGATCGAGCAGAGGATCCGGCTGTGA
- a CDS encoding alcohol dehydrogenase catalytic domain-containing protein produces MKEAAVGRIPEAMKAWALFGPGDLRLVTKPVPRPGEAEVLVKIEAVAICGTDLDIFRHGLPAMVDGKPPFNGQHVIGHEYTGTVVAVGDTVDEFQVGDRVVVEVHAGCGRCERCRHGMYTSCLNYSNAAKRHRANGFTTDGGFAEYAINHVNTLYRLPDRLSFEEATLIVTAGTAIYGLDVLGGLIAGETLVVMGPGPIGLMAVACGKALGAHVILTGTRENRLALGRQLGADDTVNVRTHHAVDAVKALTGGAGVDLVLECSGAASSINEALYVTKRGGRICLAAFSRDPVPFDAAHMVRNNIYMYGIRGEGQGAVKRGLALMSQGKISGAPFITHRFTMNELPRALETAEKRLGDAIKVVVTP; encoded by the coding sequence ATGAAGGAAGCCGCGGTGGGGAGGATCCCAGAGGCGATGAAGGCCTGGGCGTTGTTCGGCCCCGGGGATCTCCGCCTGGTCACGAAGCCGGTTCCCCGTCCGGGCGAGGCCGAGGTGCTCGTCAAGATCGAGGCCGTGGCGATCTGCGGCACCGATCTCGACATTTTTCGCCACGGACTTCCCGCGATGGTGGACGGGAAGCCGCCGTTCAACGGCCAGCACGTCATTGGACACGAGTACACCGGGACAGTAGTGGCGGTAGGGGATACCGTCGATGAGTTTCAGGTCGGCGACCGCGTCGTCGTCGAGGTCCACGCCGGGTGCGGGCGGTGCGAGCGCTGCCGACACGGTATGTACACGTCCTGCCTCAACTACTCCAACGCGGCCAAGCGACACCGGGCCAACGGGTTCACGACCGACGGCGGGTTCGCAGAATACGCCATCAACCACGTCAACACGCTCTACCGGCTTCCGGACCGCCTCTCATTTGAGGAGGCGACGCTGATCGTGACCGCCGGCACCGCGATCTACGGCCTCGACGTCCTCGGCGGCCTGATCGCGGGGGAAACCCTTGTGGTGATGGGCCCCGGGCCGATCGGGCTGATGGCGGTGGCGTGCGGCAAAGCCCTTGGCGCGCATGTGATTCTGACGGGGACCCGCGAGAACCGCCTGGCCTTGGGGCGCCAGCTCGGTGCCGACGACACCGTCAACGTCAGGACGCACCACGCCGTCGACGCCGTCAAGGCATTGACTGGCGGCGCCGGTGTGGATCTCGTCCTCGAATGCTCGGGAGCGGCCTCCTCTATCAACGAGGCCCTCTACGTCACCAAGCGGGGCGGACGGATCTGCCTCGCGGCGTTCAGCCGCGACCCCGTGCCGTTCGACGCCGCGCACATGGTACGCAACAATATCTACATGTACGGGATTCGAGGGGAAGGGCAGGGGGCGGTGAAGCGGGGCCTCGCGCTGATGAGCCAAGGCAAAATCTCTGGCGCGCCGTTCATCACCCACCGGTTCACGATGAACGAGCTTCCGCGCGCGCTGGAGACCGCGGAGAAGCGCCTGGGGGACGCCATCAAGGTCGTCGTCACGCCATAG
- a CDS encoding gamma-glutamyltransferase family protein — protein sequence MSTRSGYHDWQFTSATRPIIRGRSLVVSCGHYLASLAGMRMHALGGNAFDAGVAMVFAQSVLEFQSFGFGGEVPILVYSANDRKVIAVNGNMCAPEAATIEWFRAQGITLIPDDGFLPAGVCAVPDALITTLGRYGRLTLEQVLAPAIELASRGFPMYEGMLRGLEISEARFRAEWPTAAALFLPGGAVPRIGDTWRNPDLARTFERLVDAERNARSRGRSAALEAARDCFYRGPIAREIVAFQRDTAVRDANGTVAHGLLTEDDFAHFRTRIEAPVMINYRGYDVYKCGPWSQGPVFLQQLALLDGFDLPALGHNSANYIHTIMEAAKLALADRERYYGDPEFVDVPVRGLLSKPYAAARRALIDPRVASRDLRPGDPYPFEGSERPAGTAPTRSRRWDGGTTGARAIDAEGNMFSATPSGGWFRSSPIIPGLGFCLGTRGQMFWLDDPNHPGALRPRKRPRTTLSPSLVMQADRPSMVFGTPGGDQQDQWTLQFFLNVVDFGMDLQDAIDTPSFHTAHAPSSFYPRQARPGEVVVEGRIPREVVEDLEARGHTVRVVGDWSLNYTTAVAFDGARGLIEGAASSRGERNYALGW from the coding sequence ATGAGCACCCGATCGGGCTACCACGACTGGCAGTTCACGAGCGCCACACGGCCAATCATTCGGGGCCGGAGCCTCGTGGTGTCATGCGGGCACTACCTGGCCAGCCTCGCCGGCATGCGGATGCACGCGCTCGGCGGCAACGCGTTCGACGCCGGTGTCGCCATGGTGTTCGCGCAGTCCGTGCTGGAGTTCCAGAGCTTTGGGTTCGGGGGTGAAGTCCCCATCCTGGTGTATTCGGCGAATGACCGCAAGGTCATCGCCGTCAACGGGAACATGTGTGCCCCCGAGGCGGCGACGATCGAATGGTTTCGCGCGCAGGGGATCACCCTGATCCCGGACGACGGGTTCCTCCCCGCGGGTGTCTGCGCCGTGCCGGACGCGCTGATCACGACACTCGGGCGCTACGGGCGCCTGACCCTGGAGCAGGTCCTCGCTCCGGCGATTGAGCTCGCATCCCGCGGGTTCCCCATGTACGAGGGGATGCTCCGGGGCCTGGAGATAAGCGAAGCGCGATTTCGAGCGGAGTGGCCGACCGCTGCCGCGCTCTTCCTCCCGGGAGGCGCCGTGCCGAGGATCGGGGACACGTGGCGCAACCCAGACCTCGCCCGCACGTTCGAGCGCCTCGTCGACGCCGAGCGGAACGCCCGGTCGCGCGGGCGCAGCGCCGCACTCGAGGCCGCCAGGGACTGCTTCTACCGCGGCCCGATCGCGCGCGAGATCGTCGCGTTCCAGCGGGACACGGCTGTGCGTGACGCCAACGGAACGGTCGCGCACGGATTGCTCACCGAGGACGATTTCGCACACTTTCGCACGCGCATCGAGGCCCCGGTGATGATCAATTACCGCGGCTACGACGTGTACAAGTGCGGGCCCTGGTCTCAGGGCCCGGTGTTCCTCCAGCAGCTCGCCCTGCTCGACGGCTTCGACCTTCCCGCACTCGGCCACAATTCGGCGAACTACATCCACACCATTATGGAAGCGGCGAAGTTGGCGCTGGCCGATCGCGAGCGCTACTACGGAGATCCCGAGTTTGTGGACGTGCCGGTGCGGGGGTTGCTGTCGAAGCCCTATGCGGCCGCGCGCCGCGCGCTGATCGACCCGCGCGTCGCATCGCGCGACCTGCGTCCCGGCGATCCCTACCCATTCGAAGGCAGCGAGCGCCCCGCCGGCACGGCCCCCACCAGGAGCCGCCGTTGGGACGGGGGGACGACGGGCGCCCGGGCCATCGACGCCGAGGGCAACATGTTCTCCGCCACGCCGAGCGGCGGGTGGTTCCGCAGTTCGCCGATCATCCCCGGGCTCGGGTTCTGCCTCGGGACACGCGGGCAGATGTTCTGGCTGGACGACCCCAACCACCCGGGAGCGCTGCGGCCCCGGAAGCGCCCCCGCACGACGCTCTCACCCTCCCTGGTCATGCAGGCAGACCGGCCGTCCATGGTCTTCGGGACGCCGGGCGGCGATCAGCAGGATCAGTGGACCCTGCAGTTCTTCCTGAACGTCGTGGACTTCGGGATGGACCTGCAGGATGCGATCGACACCCCCAGTTTCCACACCGCCCACGCCCCGAGCTCATTTTATCCGCGACAGGCACGCCCGGGGGAGGTGGTCGTCGAAGGTCGGATCCCCCGCGAGGTGGTCGAGGACCTTGAGGCGCGAGGTCACACCGTCAGGGTCGTCGGCGATTGGAGCCTCAATTACACGACGGCGGTGGCGTTCGACGGCGCGCGCGGGCTCATCGAGGGGGCGGCAAGTTCTCGGGGCGAGCGGAACTACGCGCTCGGGTGGTAG
- a CDS encoding M81 family metallopeptidase, whose protein sequence is MTRLPRVLLVECMQEISSFNPVPSQYENFSVQRGPELLTRRGRNTSMAGALAVFDARGIQVVPTCSTRAGSAGLLSKSGWEHLSGELLEAIAGGARDIDGVYFSLHGAMGADGELDPEGHLLERVRRMVGAEVPVVISLDLHGILTERMLRAIDGLTIYHTYPHVDFSDTGARAARLLMQIMDRRLNPVIARVVIPALVRGDELVTKTGCYGDVLREAQRLEREGRALAAGVMIGNPFTDVPELCSQAVVVAESDAQLAGAEAIRLSEEFWANRFRMQSKLISLDRAIAQARHMAGPVIFTDAADATSSGATGDSNAILVGLMAAGYEKRVLLPIVDPPAVAAAFEAGVGATLRVPLGGALDRRFPPIEVTAVVDMLSEGRAVLETSGNELNAGPTAVLVAGTFTIVAMTRSVSLFDRAMFLAHGRNPRDYDLVVVKSPHCEYHMYDQWAQKNFNIDAPGATSANLKTLGHKICRRPIFPLDDDVTFVPRPQIFRRHERL, encoded by the coding sequence GTGACCAGATTGCCCCGGGTCCTCCTTGTGGAATGCATGCAGGAGATCTCGTCGTTCAATCCCGTTCCGAGCCAGTATGAAAACTTTTCCGTCCAGCGCGGCCCCGAGTTGCTCACGCGGAGAGGTCGGAACACCTCGATGGCCGGCGCGCTCGCGGTGTTCGACGCGCGGGGGATCCAGGTGGTGCCCACGTGCAGTACGCGCGCGGGCAGCGCGGGCCTCCTCTCGAAGAGCGGGTGGGAGCATTTGTCGGGCGAGCTCCTCGAGGCGATCGCCGGGGGCGCACGCGACATCGACGGCGTGTATTTCTCGCTGCACGGCGCGATGGGCGCCGACGGCGAGCTCGATCCCGAGGGGCATCTGCTCGAGCGGGTGCGGCGGATGGTCGGCGCCGAGGTTCCCGTGGTCATCTCGCTCGATCTCCACGGCATCCTCACCGAACGCATGCTGCGCGCGATCGATGGGCTGACCATCTATCACACCTACCCGCACGTCGATTTCTCCGATACCGGGGCCCGCGCGGCGCGTCTGCTGATGCAGATCATGGACCGGCGGCTCAATCCTGTCATCGCCCGGGTGGTGATCCCCGCGCTCGTACGCGGCGACGAACTGGTGACGAAGACGGGGTGCTATGGCGACGTCCTCCGGGAGGCGCAACGTCTCGAGCGTGAAGGCCGCGCGCTTGCGGCCGGGGTGATGATCGGCAACCCCTTCACCGACGTGCCGGAGCTGTGCAGCCAAGCCGTGGTCGTTGCCGAGAGCGATGCTCAGCTGGCGGGCGCTGAGGCGATCCGCCTCTCAGAGGAATTTTGGGCCAACCGCTTCCGGATGCAATCGAAGCTCATCTCGCTCGACCGGGCGATCGCGCAGGCCCGGCACATGGCGGGACCGGTGATTTTTACCGATGCCGCCGACGCCACCTCCTCCGGGGCAACCGGCGACAGCAACGCGATCCTTGTGGGGCTCATGGCGGCGGGATATGAGAAACGGGTCCTGCTGCCGATCGTCGACCCTCCGGCGGTCGCGGCCGCCTTCGAGGCCGGCGTCGGGGCCACCCTCCGCGTCCCCCTTGGCGGCGCCTTAGACAGGCGCTTTCCCCCCATCGAGGTGACGGCCGTGGTCGACATGCTCTCAGAGGGGCGCGCAGTCCTGGAAACCAGCGGTAACGAGCTCAATGCCGGTCCCACCGCGGTCCTCGTTGCGGGCACCTTCACGATCGTCGCGATGACTCGGTCCGTCAGCCTCTTCGACCGGGCCATGTTCCTGGCGCACGGCCGCAATCCCCGGGACTATGACCTCGTCGTCGTCAAATCGCCGCACTGCGAGTACCACATGTACGATCAATGGGCGCAGAAGAACTTCAACATCGATGCGCCCGGCGCGACGAGCGCGAATTTGAAGACGCTGGGGCACAAGATTTGCCGGCGGCCGATCTTTCCCCTGGATGACGACGTGACCTTTGTGCCCCGCCCGCAGATCTTTCGCAGGCACGAACGCCTCTAG
- a CDS encoding amidohydrolase/deacetylase family metallohydrolase has product MGTIRAGSSGQRFDTIVAGGDVRDPGAGIVGRYDIGIAGGRVASIEPRLDPALGSRVLDAVGQIVTPGLVDLHTHVYWGVTYWGIEADPVAARTGVTTWIDVGSAGAYSFPGFRRYIVEPSATRIYALLNLSMIGLIAHTWEFANLDYCDVDLAAKIVDGNRDVILGIKARIDRLTTRGVGIRALQLARELADRVGLPLMVHIGSGPPPIGEIAALLRPGDILTHCCTGGDHRLVTPEGRARSDVKALHDHGLVLDIGHGTGSFSYEVAERMLSEGVVPDVISSDIHQLSVQGPMFDLPTTLSKFLNLGMSLDDVIERATARPAAAVRRPDLGTLRPGSQADLALFRLEEGEYAFYDVEMRSRRGTRRIVNTLTLQRGEPLPRIAERPPQVWAELPEHQRPILKR; this is encoded by the coding sequence ATGGGAACGATCAGGGCAGGGAGCAGCGGCCAGCGGTTCGACACGATCGTCGCCGGCGGAGACGTGCGGGACCCCGGAGCGGGGATCGTGGGCCGCTACGATATCGGGATCGCAGGAGGCCGGGTGGCCAGCATCGAGCCGCGGCTGGATCCGGCGCTCGGAAGCCGGGTGCTCGATGCCGTCGGTCAGATCGTCACGCCCGGGCTGGTGGATCTCCACACCCACGTCTACTGGGGCGTCACGTACTGGGGGATCGAGGCAGATCCCGTGGCGGCCCGCACCGGCGTCACCACGTGGATCGATGTGGGGAGCGCTGGGGCCTACAGTTTTCCCGGGTTCCGCCGCTACATCGTGGAGCCGAGCGCGACCAGGATCTACGCCTTGTTGAACCTGTCGATGATCGGCCTGATTGCCCACACGTGGGAGTTTGCCAACCTTGACTACTGCGATGTTGATCTGGCCGCCAAGATCGTCGACGGGAACCGGGATGTGATTCTCGGCATCAAGGCGCGCATCGACAGACTCACGACGCGGGGGGTGGGCATCCGGGCCCTCCAATTGGCGCGCGAACTGGCCGACCGCGTGGGCCTCCCGCTGATGGTGCATATTGGCAGCGGACCACCCCCCATCGGCGAGATCGCCGCGCTGCTGCGCCCGGGCGACATCCTGACGCATTGTTGCACGGGAGGGGACCACCGCCTCGTGACCCCAGAGGGCCGGGCGCGGTCTGATGTGAAGGCCCTCCACGACCACGGCCTCGTCCTCGACATCGGTCACGGGACCGGCTCGTTCAGCTACGAAGTGGCCGAGCGCATGCTCAGCGAAGGTGTTGTGCCCGACGTCATCAGCAGCGACATCCATCAATTGAGCGTGCAGGGGCCCATGTTCGATCTCCCGACGACGCTCTCGAAGTTTCTCAACCTCGGCATGAGCCTGGACGACGTGATCGAGCGGGCGACCGCGCGGCCGGCCGCCGCGGTGCGCCGGCCGGATCTCGGCACGCTGAGGCCGGGCAGCCAGGCCGATCTCGCGCTGTTCCGGCTCGAGGAAGGCGAGTACGCCTTTTACGATGTGGAGATGCGGAGTCGCCGCGGCACCCGGCGGATCGTCAATACGCTCACGCTGCAGCGGGGCGAGCCGCTCCCGCGAATCGCCGAGCGCCCGCCGCAGGTGTGGGCGGAACTTCCGGAACACCAGCGGCCGATCCTGAAACGATAA
- a CDS encoding DMT family transporter, with protein MASVFILVAAVLFGVSPILAKIAYAHGVTPLTLLSVRATLGALFVWVGLVVTRRVVSVPWSLLAPLLALGTTVVPFQVLAYFYALSVLPASSASVIANSAPVHVAWMGRLFLGESLRAADIAILAGIVAGAMLVAGQTPYAGQALGMAALAAGTLGSAFYLVAQRRYVRDVSPLGVLSVVLPSSAAIYWTAGLATRQLHLAMPLPALLAVGSVTIAGSLASFLVLLALQVTPAARTAALGMLEPVVAVVLSVLLLGDLMTWLRALGIAIVVAGIGLLHARSVGRS; from the coding sequence ATGGCGTCGGTGTTTATCTTGGTCGCGGCCGTTCTGTTTGGCGTGTCCCCGATCCTCGCCAAAATCGCCTACGCGCATGGGGTGACCCCACTGACGCTCCTCTCCGTACGAGCCACGCTCGGGGCCCTGTTTGTGTGGGTCGGCCTGGTGGTCACACGGCGCGTCGTGTCTGTGCCGTGGTCGCTCCTCGCTCCCCTGCTCGCCCTCGGCACGACGGTCGTGCCCTTCCAGGTGTTGGCGTACTTCTACGCGCTGTCGGTGCTGCCCGCGTCCTCCGCGTCGGTGATCGCCAACTCAGCGCCCGTCCATGTCGCCTGGATGGGACGGCTCTTCTTGGGCGAGTCGTTGCGCGCCGCCGACATCGCCATCCTCGCCGGCATCGTCGCCGGCGCCATGCTCGTCGCGGGCCAGACTCCGTACGCCGGTCAGGCACTGGGCATGGCGGCGCTCGCGGCCGGGACGCTCGGATCGGCATTCTACCTGGTCGCCCAGCGCCGGTATGTGCGCGATGTCTCTCCCCTCGGGGTCTTGTCCGTGGTTCTCCCGTCATCGGCGGCGATCTACTGGACCGCGGGGCTTGCCACGCGGCAGCTACACCTTGCGATGCCCCTGCCCGCCCTCCTCGCGGTCGGAAGCGTCACCATCGCCGGTTCGCTCGCGTCGTTCCTGGTACTCTTGGCGCTTCAGGTCACGCCCGCGGCACGAACAGCCGCGCTCGGGATGCTCGAACCGGTTGTCGCAGTGGTCCTGAGCGTCCTGCTGCTGGGGGATCTCATGACATGGCTGAGAGCCCTTGGAATCGCGATCGTGGTGGCCGGAATCGGCCTCCTTCACGCCCGCAGTGTGGGGCGATCATAA
- a CDS encoding Gfo/Idh/MocA family oxidoreductase: MSRPVPIGIVGAGRHAQALAGHEAPLPGARVSRWAASPCGHDRDRAAALAERIGAEFSADWEAVAGDPSLPAVLVLSSDPGRRAVLHRALSAGKVVLSPLPTVTTEAEVDGVAAAEARGRGVLLSPSALRHTAAGTSVLKMVAEGELGTLHSVYAAGRFPRGDRQGRPGVLEDAGWEIFDFLLAVAPAPVLRVHAQTGALFGSHGQDTAVLVIRFENDVIATIELSRCLPPSIPVPPSGEMEIELIGSRQAVRLQPYASSLSLFGPTAVRCPWVDDPVVSMVREVVDVVTGEADRIDGAASLRRVVALMNAVR, from the coding sequence GTGAGCCGTCCCGTTCCGATCGGCATCGTCGGGGCCGGCCGGCACGCGCAGGCCCTTGCGGGCCACGAGGCTCCCCTCCCGGGGGCGCGGGTATCCCGGTGGGCGGCCAGCCCGTGCGGGCATGACCGCGATCGGGCCGCCGCCCTCGCCGAGCGGATCGGCGCCGAATTCTCGGCTGACTGGGAGGCCGTCGCAGGCGATCCTTCCCTCCCGGCGGTGCTGGTCTTGAGCAGCGATCCGGGGAGGCGCGCGGTCCTGCACCGCGCGTTATCGGCAGGCAAGGTGGTGCTGAGCCCCCTGCCCACCGTCACCACCGAAGCCGAGGTCGACGGCGTGGCCGCGGCAGAGGCGCGGGGCCGCGGTGTGCTCCTGTCCCCGAGCGCGCTGCGGCACACCGCCGCGGGCACGAGCGTCCTCAAGATGGTCGCGGAGGGTGAGCTGGGGACGCTTCACTCCGTGTACGCCGCCGGCCGGTTCCCGCGGGGCGATCGGCAGGGGCGGCCCGGGGTGCTCGAGGACGCGGGATGGGAGATCTTCGACTTCCTGCTCGCGGTCGCCCCCGCGCCTGTGCTGCGCGTTCACGCGCAGACCGGCGCCCTCTTCGGGTCCCACGGGCAGGACACCGCCGTCCTTGTGATCCGGTTCGAGAACGACGTGATCGCGACGATCGAGCTCTCACGCTGCCTGCCGCCGTCGATCCCCGTCCCCCCTTCTGGGGAGATGGAGATCGAGCTGATCGGGTCCCGGCAGGCCGTCAGGCTGCAGCCATACGCCTCGTCGCTCAGCCTTTTCGGTCCCACGGCCGTTCGGTGTCCGTGGGTCGATGATCCCGTGGTTTCCATGGTGCGCGAGGTCGTGGACGTGGTCACGGGCGAGGCGGATCGAATCGATGGCGCGGCCTCCCTTCGCCGGGTCGTGGCGCTCATGAACGCCGTGCGATAA
- a CDS encoding Gfo/Idh/MocA family oxidoreductase: MQPVRVGLIGCGSIARAAHLPAMSALSDRVTLVATADTSEPAARAAAAPWEAAAYTDGYELIRRRDIDMVMIATPEAAHREWTVAAAAAGKHVLCEKPMAPTLVDADAMIAACRTAGVRLMIGHSRRFTRRYIEIRRAVDRGDIGAVRLLRENERRSRARRGAPGGYYSAAHWTGDPKVSVGAALTNGIHEMDLLRWFAGSEPISVFAEHKVTVEGNIGVPDFLTCTVHFADGTIGSSEISNCLPPGYPAFHQFEIYGTRGAVRAKDHDLIGVTRYRDEGADFPESDRTLLHNPPAYVREWVAFLEAVQHDRPVPMPPEEARAALRLALAVVESARTGRTAHLDARGVG; encoded by the coding sequence GTGCAGCCGGTGCGGGTGGGGCTGATCGGGTGCGGGAGCATTGCCCGGGCGGCGCACCTCCCCGCGATGAGTGCCTTGAGCGACCGCGTGACACTGGTCGCGACCGCCGATACGAGCGAGCCGGCGGCGCGGGCCGCGGCCGCTCCGTGGGAAGCCGCCGCCTACACGGACGGCTACGAGCTCATCCGCAGGCGGGACATCGACATGGTGATGATTGCGACGCCGGAGGCCGCGCACCGCGAATGGACGGTGGCCGCTGCGGCGGCGGGGAAGCACGTCCTGTGCGAGAAGCCGATGGCTCCCACGCTGGTCGACGCGGATGCGATGATCGCCGCGTGCCGCACGGCCGGCGTCCGCCTCATGATCGGCCACAGCCGGCGGTTCACGCGGCGGTACATCGAGATCCGCCGCGCCGTCGATCGGGGCGACATCGGCGCCGTGCGACTGCTGCGCGAGAACGAACGGCGGTCTCGCGCGCGTCGGGGAGCCCCAGGAGGATATTATTCGGCCGCGCACTGGACTGGCGACCCGAAGGTGTCCGTTGGCGCGGCGCTGACGAACGGGATCCACGAGATGGATCTCCTCCGCTGGTTTGCCGGTTCCGAACCGATCTCGGTGTTCGCCGAGCACAAGGTCACCGTGGAGGGGAACATCGGCGTGCCCGACTTCCTCACGTGCACCGTCCATTTTGCGGATGGGACCATCGGGTCCTCGGAGATCAGCAACTGTCTGCCCCCGGGGTATCCGGCGTTTCACCAGTTCGAGATCTACGGGACGCGAGGCGCCGTGCGCGCCAAAGATCATGACCTGATCGGCGTCACCAGGTACCGCGATGAGGGAGCCGATTTTCCCGAGAGCGACCGGACGCTCCTCCACAACCCCCCGGCCTACGTCCGGGAATGGGTCGCGTTCCTGGAGGCGGTGCAGCACGACCGCCCCGTGCCGATGCCACCCGAGGAAGCGCGTGCGGCCCTCCGGCTCGCCCTTGCGGTCGTGGAGTCGGCCCGCACCGGACGGACCGCGCACCTTGACGCTCGGGGTGTCGGGTGA